Proteins encoded in a region of the Streptomyces sp. NBC_00258 genome:
- a CDS encoding acyl-CoA dehydrogenase family protein, with product MSTATPADWQTRPTPETPQDWITRATEVAAVLATDAAERDRAGATPYAEVRLLKDAGLVTLLGPTEHGGGGQDWPTAYRVVREIAKADGSIGQLLGYHYLWNWAARLVGTREQWEHVEAEAARGQWFFGGAVNPRDKDVVVTEDGDDLVYTGRKSFSTGSKVSDVTVLEGVLEGTDQHVFAIVPSDSAGLTFHDDWDNIGQRLTESGGVTLDGVRTPWASAAGYVDKEFRPRIYNTLNVPTIQLVFVSFYLGIAGGALETAAAYTRTKTRSWLHGGHERAVDEPYVIDVYGDLTAKLWAVEALADAVAAEGQKLHDDPDAVTEQARGDFEVRVAAVKARATDVALEISNRIFEVTGARSTATAEGLDRFWRNVRTHTLHDPVAYKRREVGRWLLEGELPEPTWYS from the coding sequence ATGAGCACCGCCACGCCCGCCGACTGGCAGACCCGCCCCACCCCCGAGACCCCCCAGGACTGGATCACCCGCGCCACCGAGGTCGCGGCCGTCCTCGCCACCGACGCCGCCGAACGCGACCGCGCGGGCGCCACCCCGTACGCCGAGGTCCGGCTGCTGAAGGACGCCGGCCTCGTCACCCTGCTCGGACCCACGGAACACGGCGGCGGAGGCCAGGACTGGCCGACCGCCTACCGCGTCGTCCGCGAGATCGCCAAGGCCGACGGCTCCATCGGTCAGCTCCTCGGCTACCACTACCTGTGGAACTGGGCCGCCCGCCTGGTCGGCACCCGCGAGCAGTGGGAGCACGTCGAGGCCGAGGCCGCCCGGGGCCAGTGGTTCTTCGGCGGGGCCGTCAACCCGCGCGACAAGGACGTCGTCGTGACCGAGGACGGCGACGACCTCGTCTACACCGGACGCAAGTCGTTCTCCACCGGCAGCAAGGTCTCCGACGTCACCGTCCTGGAAGGCGTCCTCGAAGGCACCGACCAGCACGTCTTCGCCATCGTGCCGTCCGACAGCGCCGGCCTGACCTTCCACGACGACTGGGACAACATCGGCCAGCGGCTCACCGAGAGCGGCGGCGTCACCCTCGACGGCGTCCGCACGCCGTGGGCCTCCGCCGCGGGCTACGTCGACAAGGAGTTCCGGCCCCGGATCTACAACACCCTGAACGTCCCCACCATCCAGCTGGTCTTCGTCAGCTTCTACCTCGGCATCGCGGGCGGTGCCCTGGAGACGGCTGCCGCCTACACCCGTACGAAAACCCGGTCGTGGCTGCACGGCGGCCACGAGCGAGCGGTCGACGAACCGTACGTCATCGACGTCTACGGAGATCTGACCGCGAAGCTCTGGGCCGTCGAGGCTCTCGCCGACGCCGTCGCCGCCGAGGGCCAGAAACTGCACGACGACCCGGACGCCGTGACCGAGCAGGCTCGCGGCGACTTCGAGGTCCGGGTGGCCGCCGTCAAGGCGCGTGCCACCGATGTCGCCCTGGAGATCAGCAACCGCATCTTCGAGGTGACCGGGGCCCGCTCCACCGCCACCGCCGAAGGCCTCGACCGCTTCTGGCGCAACGTCCGCACCCACACCCTCCACGACCCCGTCGCCTACAAGCGGCGCGAGGTCGGCCGCTGGCTCCTCGAGGGCGAACTGCCCGAACCCACCTGGTACTCCTGA
- the ssuE gene encoding NADPH-dependent FMN reductase has product MATVLSVSGSPSASSRTNRLLRHLDNRLAAQGHEVIPLDVRTIPAEALLGADFRHPAIVEATALFDRADGIVIGTPVYKAAYSGVLKALLDLLPQYALTGKTVLPLATGGTTAHVLAIDYALRPVLSSMGARHIVQGWFTLDKDIAVGEDGGLTVAPPAAEALTQVLDQFSEALGRTPILAAAG; this is encoded by the coding sequence ATGGCCACCGTCCTGTCCGTCTCCGGCAGCCCCTCCGCCTCCTCCCGCACCAACCGACTCCTGCGCCACCTGGACAACCGGCTGGCCGCACAGGGGCACGAGGTGATCCCGCTCGACGTCCGTACGATCCCCGCCGAGGCCCTGCTCGGCGCCGACTTCAGGCATCCGGCGATCGTCGAGGCCACCGCGCTCTTCGACCGCGCCGACGGAATCGTCATCGGCACCCCCGTCTACAAGGCCGCCTACTCCGGCGTCCTCAAGGCACTGCTCGACCTGCTCCCGCAGTACGCCCTCACCGGCAAGACCGTGCTGCCCCTGGCGACCGGGGGAACCACCGCACATGTGCTGGCCATCGACTACGCCCTGCGTCCGGTGCTCAGCTCCATGGGCGCCCGGCACATCGTCCAGGGCTGGTTCACCCTCGACAAGGACATCGCGGTGGGCGAGGACGGGGGACTCACGGTGGCACCCCCGGCCGCCGAGGCACTGACCCAGGTGCTCGACCAGTTCTCCGAGGCACTGGGCCGTACGCCGATCCTGGCCGCGGCGGGCTGA